In Phocoena sinus isolate mPhoSin1 chromosome X, mPhoSin1.pri, whole genome shotgun sequence, a genomic segment contains:
- the IDS gene encoding iduronate 2-sulfatase isoform X2, translated as MLPRGGGLLWLGLVLGSVGSAALGSSATDALNVLLIIVDDLRPSLGCYGDKLIRSPNMDQLASRSLLFQNAFAQQAVCAPSRVSLLTGRRPDTTRLYDFNSYWRAHSGNFSTIPQYFKENGYVTMLVGKVFHPGVSSNHSDDSPYSWSIPPYHPSSEKYENTKTCRGPDGELHANLLCPVDVADVPEGTLPDRQSTEQAVRLLGKMKTSASPFFLAVGYHKPHIPFRYPKEFQKLYPLENITLAPDPQVPAGLPPVAYNPWMDIRQREDVQALNLSVPYGPIPADFQRKIRQSYFACVSYLDTQVGHLLSALDDLQLASSTIVVLTSDHGRQAGDLVELLSLFPTLAGLAGLPVPPRCPIPSFHVELCREGRNLLKHFQVRDSEEDPYIRGNPRELVAYSQYPRPADSPQWNSDKPSLKDIKVMGYSIRTVDYRYTVWVGFNPREFLANFSDVHAGELYFVASDPWQDHNMYNDSQGAALPRPLTP; from the exons ATGCTGCCGCGAGGCGGGGGCCTGCTCTGGCTTGGCCTGGTCCTGGGCTCCGTCGGATCCGCGGCGCTGGGCAGCTCGGCCACAG ATGCTCTGAATGTCCTTTTAATCATCGTGGATGACCTACGCCCCTCCCTGGGTTGTTACGGGGACAAGCTCATAAGGTCCCCAAACATGGACCAGCTGGCCTCCCGCAGCCTCCTCTTCCAGAATGCCTTTGCCCAG CAAGCCGTGTGCGCCCCGAGCCGTGTGTCCTTGCTCACCGGGAGGAGGCCAGACACTACCCGCCTGTATGACTTCAACTCCTACTGGAGGGCACACTCTGGAAACTTCTCCACCATCCCCCAGTACTTCAAGGAGAATGGCTACGTGACCATGTTGGTTGGAAAAGTCTTTCATCCTG GAGTATCTTCCAATCACAGTGACGACTCTCCATATAGCTGGTCTATTCCACCTTATCATCCGTCCTCTGAAAAGTATGAAAACACCAAG ACCTGCAGGGGACCAGACGGAGAACTCCATGCCAACCTGCTGTGCCCTGTGGATGTGGCAGATGTGCCCGAGGGCACCCTGCCTGACAGGCAGAGCACCGAGCAAGCCGTACGGTTGCTGGGAAAGATGAAAACGTCTGCCAGTCCTTTCTTCCTGGCTGTGGGCTATCATAAGCCGCACATCCCCTTCAGATACCCCAAG GAATTTCAGAAGCTGTATCCCTTGGAGAACATCACCCTAGCTCCTGATCCCCAGGTCCCTGCCGGCCTCCCTCCTGTGGCCTACAACCCCTGGATGGATATCAGGCAGCGGGAGGATGTCCAAGCCTTAAACCTCAGCGTGCCCTACGGCCCGATTCCCGCCGACTTTCAG CGGAAAATCCGCCAGAGCTACTTTGCCTGTGTTTCGTATTTGGATACGCAGGTTGGCCACCTTTTGAGTGCTCTGGACGATCTTCAGCTGGCGAGCAGCACGATTGTGGTGCTCACCTCGGATCACG GCCGGCAAGCCGGGGACCTCGTGGAactgctctctctcttccccacgCTCGCGGGACTTGCAGGGCTGCCCGTCCCTCCTCGCTGCCCCATCCCCTCGTTTCACGTGGAGCTGTGCCGAGAAGGCCGGAACCTTCTGAAGCATTTTCAGGTCCGTGACTCGGAAGAGGATCCGTACATCCGTGGGAATCCCCGTGAGTTGGTGGCCTATAGCCAGTACCCCCGGCCTGCAGACTCTCCTCAGTGGAATTCTGACAAGCCGAGTTTAAAAGATATAAAGGTCATGGGCTATTCCATACGCACAGTAGACTATAGGTATACTGTGTGGGTTGGCTTCAATCCCCGGGAATTTCTGGCTAACTTTTCAGACGTCCATGCAGGGGAACTGTATTTTGTAGCTTCTGACCCTTGGCAGGATCACAATATGTATAATGACTCCCAAGGTGCAGCCCTTCCCCGACCGTTGACGCCTTGA
- the IDS gene encoding iduronate 2-sulfatase isoform X1: protein MLPRGGGLLWLGLVLGSVGSAALGSSATDALNVLLIIVDDLRPSLGCYGDKLIRSPNMDQLASRSLLFQNAFAQQAVCAPSRVSLLTGRRPDTTRLYDFNSYWRAHSGNFSTIPQYFKENGYVTMLVGKVFHPGVSSNHSDDSPYSWSIPPYHPSSEKYENTKTCRGPDGELHANLLCPVDVADVPEGTLPDRQSTEQAVRLLGKMKTSASPFFLAVGYHKPHIPFRYPKEFQKLYPLENITLAPDPQVPAGLPPVAYNPWMDIRQREDVQALNLSVPYGPIPADFQRKIRQSYFACVSYLDTQVGHLLSALDDLQLASSTIVVLTSDHGWALGEHGEWAKYSNFDVTTRVPLVFYVPGRTAPLPAAGDKLFPYLDPFDSISESVEPGRQAGDLVELLSLFPTLAGLAGLPVPPRCPIPSFHVELCREGRNLLKHFQVRDSEEDPYIRGNPRELVAYSQYPRPADSPQWNSDKPSLKDIKVMGYSIRTVDYRYTVWVGFNPREFLANFSDVHAGELYFVASDPWQDHNMYNDSQGAALPRPLTP, encoded by the exons ATGCTGCCGCGAGGCGGGGGCCTGCTCTGGCTTGGCCTGGTCCTGGGCTCCGTCGGATCCGCGGCGCTGGGCAGCTCGGCCACAG ATGCTCTGAATGTCCTTTTAATCATCGTGGATGACCTACGCCCCTCCCTGGGTTGTTACGGGGACAAGCTCATAAGGTCCCCAAACATGGACCAGCTGGCCTCCCGCAGCCTCCTCTTCCAGAATGCCTTTGCCCAG CAAGCCGTGTGCGCCCCGAGCCGTGTGTCCTTGCTCACCGGGAGGAGGCCAGACACTACCCGCCTGTATGACTTCAACTCCTACTGGAGGGCACACTCTGGAAACTTCTCCACCATCCCCCAGTACTTCAAGGAGAATGGCTACGTGACCATGTTGGTTGGAAAAGTCTTTCATCCTG GAGTATCTTCCAATCACAGTGACGACTCTCCATATAGCTGGTCTATTCCACCTTATCATCCGTCCTCTGAAAAGTATGAAAACACCAAG ACCTGCAGGGGACCAGACGGAGAACTCCATGCCAACCTGCTGTGCCCTGTGGATGTGGCAGATGTGCCCGAGGGCACCCTGCCTGACAGGCAGAGCACCGAGCAAGCCGTACGGTTGCTGGGAAAGATGAAAACGTCTGCCAGTCCTTTCTTCCTGGCTGTGGGCTATCATAAGCCGCACATCCCCTTCAGATACCCCAAG GAATTTCAGAAGCTGTATCCCTTGGAGAACATCACCCTAGCTCCTGATCCCCAGGTCCCTGCCGGCCTCCCTCCTGTGGCCTACAACCCCTGGATGGATATCAGGCAGCGGGAGGATGTCCAAGCCTTAAACCTCAGCGTGCCCTACGGCCCGATTCCCGCCGACTTTCAG CGGAAAATCCGCCAGAGCTACTTTGCCTGTGTTTCGTATTTGGATACGCAGGTTGGCCACCTTTTGAGTGCTCTGGACGATCTTCAGCTGGCGAGCAGCACGATTGTGGTGCTCACCTCGGATCACG GGTGGGCTCTAGGCGAACACGGAGAATGGGCCAAATACAGCAATTTTGACGTCACTACTCGCGTGCCCCTGGTGTTCTATGTTCCGGGAAGGACGGCTCCGCTTCCGGCGGCAGGCGACAAGCTTTTCCCATACCTCGACCCTTTTGATTCCATCTCAGAATCAGTGGAGCCAG GCCGGCAAGCCGGGGACCTCGTGGAactgctctctctcttccccacgCTCGCGGGACTTGCAGGGCTGCCCGTCCCTCCTCGCTGCCCCATCCCCTCGTTTCACGTGGAGCTGTGCCGAGAAGGCCGGAACCTTCTGAAGCATTTTCAGGTCCGTGACTCGGAAGAGGATCCGTACATCCGTGGGAATCCCCGTGAGTTGGTGGCCTATAGCCAGTACCCCCGGCCTGCAGACTCTCCTCAGTGGAATTCTGACAAGCCGAGTTTAAAAGATATAAAGGTCATGGGCTATTCCATACGCACAGTAGACTATAGGTATACTGTGTGGGTTGGCTTCAATCCCCGGGAATTTCTGGCTAACTTTTCAGACGTCCATGCAGGGGAACTGTATTTTGTAGCTTCTGACCCTTGGCAGGATCACAATATGTATAATGACTCCCAAGGTGCAGCCCTTCCCCGACCGTTGACGCCTTGA